A genome region from Lutra lutra chromosome 11, mLutLut1.2, whole genome shotgun sequence includes the following:
- the LOC125081282 gene encoding uncharacterized protein LOC125081282, producing the protein MVRTLCLQVSTDPRESKVLPGPCNGAQPRAAPCVGPEDLRVPAHSHPFFGVLSRSSQQLRRPLIWVTRPLTSSALSHRQGLPPGDSRAFAGVPSCQRVVCCLGIHVCKPKSRVRFVSEGQCSVSSPVPKCCTPAPHCTPATAPLPGDASAWDPSACPCWFLHPLFAASYGSSQPSCGLPCTPASPRPLLFSLLLIAHRCGSCPLLMVLSVPSVPVFTALTTPLCRAAPHTHCSPAWPPRPASKVPVRMNPSRHPLPR; encoded by the exons CACAGATCCGAGAGAATCTAAGGTGCTCCCTGGGCCCTGTAATGGGGCACAACCCAGAGCTGCCCCGTGTGTGGGCCCCGAGGACCTGCGGGTCCCTGCCCACAGCCACCCTTTCTTTGGTGTCCTGTCCCGCTCATCCCAACAGCTGCGGAGGCCCCTCATCTGGGTCACACGACCTCTGACCTCCAGCGCTCTGAGCCACCGTCAGGGACTGCCCCCAGGTGACAGCCGAGCCTTT GCGGGGGTTCCCTCCTGCCAGAGGGTGGTCTGCTGCCTGGGAATCCACGTTTGTAAGCCAAAGTCACGCGTCCGCTTTGTGTCCGAGGGGCAGTGCTCTGTGTCCAGCCCTGTCCCTAAGTGCTGCACCCCAGCACCCCACTGCACGCCAGCAACGGCCCCACTGCCTGGAGACGCCTCTGCCTGGGATCCCAGTGCGTGTCCATGCTGGTTCCTTCATCCTCTGTTTGCCGCTTCCTATGGTTCCAGTCAGCCCTCCTGTGGCCTCCCCTGCACACCAGCTTCCCCGAGacccctcctcttttctctcctcctgatAGCTCACCGCTGTGGCTCCTGCCCCCTGCTGATGGTCCTGTCTGTCCCTTCGGTTCCCGTCTTCACTGCTCTCACCACCCCGCTGTGCAGAGCAGCACCCCACACTCACTGCTCACCTGCATGGCCCCCAAGGCCTGCTTCCAAAGTGCCCGTCCGGATGAATCCTTCTAGGCACCCCCTCCCCCGTTAG